AAGGTGGAGAAGGGTCTCAAGCAATGGCACTTCCACAGGAGTCCTCTTCTCTACCTtggccagctcctctggcctggGCAGGTACCCACTGCAGTGCCCGCGTCAccctcctgcagggctggggctggcaagGTTCTCAGGCCATTGGGACATCCCCGTAGCTAGTCAGGCTGGGAACCTGGCCGGGCGGGGGCTGACAGCTGGGATGTGACCTGAGAGTGGGGGCGGGCATGGGCACTGCCTGGCAGAAGCTTATCATGCTCTGAGATCAATAAAAAGGGGGGGGTTAGacaggggggctctgggaggggagtggggtctggtgggttagagcaggggggctgggagccaggactcctgggttctctccccagctttgtTGTGACTTTTCCTCCCTTCCAAGGGAGCCGCTGCTCGTTCTGGTGCATTGGGTCAGGACAATGGGATCTCTGGTGCTTGCCTGGAGGTAAAATATTGAGGACAATATGGGGTGGGGTGCATCTGACACCTGGCAGGGGAATGAGTCAGCAGGGGGTGTTCTACCTggacagtcagtgctggccccaatgCCCCCGAGCGGTGCTAGGGGGAGCTGTGCTATGGGGTAGGAGGCTCAGTAGggggtattcccccccccccggacagtcAGTACAGGCCCCAGTGTCCCCGTGTGATGCTAGGAggcgctgtgctgcaggcagATGGAAGGAATTGTTGTGTGGGGCTCTTCtccagctgccccgccccagaggtggccgcatctcagaAGTATTTTTCCAGGGGGAGAGGGCGGAATTTCCCAAGATGAATTTTCTCTCGAGGTGGCTTCTGAACCCAGGAGCGCGTGCCAAAGGCTTGCGGCTCGGGGCGTGAGCGGAATTAACCCTTGCTTCACTTCCTCTCTCCAGTGGATCGAGCCAACCCGCTGTCTTCCGCCTCCTCGCCCTCGTCCCTCTCCCAGCAAGAGGTAGCCACCAAGATCAAGCAGACACACAGCCTGGCGGTGCTTCTGAAGCATCGCTCTGAACAGCTGTTGGCAGAATATGTGAGCATTGGCGAGGGGGGtagtgctgccccctgctggaggggtcagagtcctctgtgtgtgtgggtgtgtgtctcGCTGCCCCCAGTTACACTGTTGCCCGCAAGGTTTTCTTCTATTCCCTGGCTTCAATCCCAGGGGAGACCATCACCTTCTGTCCCCTGCTGGTGAGACGCCCTTTGGGATCCTGAGTGAAACCATGACATCCGCCTGAGTCTGCGGACAGCCTGGCATGATGGCTATGAGTGGGGGAAGCTGCCCCGTGCAGCCCAAATAGCTGTTAACTCTTGAACCTAATGACGGCAATTCAAGCATTAAATTTGTCACAGatttcactgctgctcctacagcTCAAATgcttcagacagcttcctggggccccagtcccctcccagagccactgCTAGAACCCAGGAGCTGTGGGTCCCAGTCCCGActgctctaacctctagaccccactccccttacAGAACtgtggatagaacccaggagtcctgactcagtgTCTCTCTGTTCCAGGTGCGTCAACAAGGAGAGCCATTCAGCAGTCCAGATTTCCAACCCCCTGCCATGGCAGTCCCCGGGCTGACCTCGCCCTCTGTCCCCCCCGAGGCCTGGCTGGCACTGAGCAATGAGAAAAGGCTCTGGCACCTTGCCGTGGCTTATGCCACCctgcccggactcctgggttccgtgtGGCGGCAGCAGGCCGACCTCAACCCTTTGGCTTCAGAGCTGCACCGGCAGCTGGAGGCCGCGGCCCGTCAGTGCCGGGGGCTGGCTGGGAACTTGGAGGGGATCATGGGCGCCTTGGGGGTGTCAGGCCCCCCgcctccttcctccagcctggGTGGCCCTGCCACCAGCGCCTTCCTGGCTAAGCTGAGCGGGTACCACGTGTGCCGGCTGCATCGGGACTGGGCCAGGCGGAGCCACGAGGCGCTGGGGCTTCTCCACACCAAGTACCCGCTGTGAGTGCCCCcatcctcccctctgccccccagcaacccctgcccccccacctgtCTCCCCTGGGAACTCTTGGCTCCTGACCCCCAGATATCCCCTGCCCCTGTCACCCTCCAGGTCCTGCCCCCCATCTGCCGCTCAGATAATCCCTGCCTCTCACACAAACCCCCCTTGCATCTGCCCCCAAGTACCCCTGCCCCAACCATTCCCCAAGAAAcctcctgctcccccatctgccccccccaaccctctgcccctacTGCTCCAACCTCTGACTCTCACAgcttctcctctccacccctcacTGCAAACTCCTTGGgggtctcccttcccccaactcctGCCCTGGTTGCGGGGAGGGgatcccacatacacacacttccccGAAGGGGTCCTGCCCTGCTGAACTCTGGCGGGGGATCGTCCCCAACTCCTCCCTCCCTGTCAATACAGACATTTCCCCCCTGGTTTATGCAGAGGGGTTAGGAGgagtcccctctgccccccactatAGTGGGGGACCCCCACTCATATATGTGGAGGTGATGGGAGGGCCTTtgacccccccctccacccccatcccccaaaaaacTGTAGTTCATACTGTGGTATGTTCTTACCAGAAAACACAgtgtaattattattaataattaataaagtatTTTTAGTAGAAGCTCAAAGTGTGGGGAGTTTGCTGCTGGGGGCACGAGTgtgttctggctcccagcccctccttctctaaccactagactccgctcccctcccagagctgggagagaacccaggagtccgggctcccagccccccctgctctatccactagaccccactcccctcccagagctgggagagaacccaggagtccaggctcccagcccccactgctctaacccaccagccccccttccctcccagagccagggagagatcCCAACACAAGCGTTTTATCTCAGAAAAACCAGAGCTTTTATCGAGTGTCGAAGAAACCAGTTTTACCGAAATTCCTGTGATGCAATTGCAGAGAAAGAGACGGGAAGAGTTTACAGGAATTCCAGCACTGCCCCCGGTGGAGGGAAGTGGGGCTGTATTTGCGTCTCTCTGTGTATGCATGTGAGAGAGACTACGGCCCTCTACTGGCTAGAATCAAAATTGCTCCATTATGTTTCATATTCCCCATACTGCTAATGGAGGTTCCCCTGAGCTCAGACAGAAGTAGCCCATGTTTTTAAGGCAGACAACCTTCTTTCTAACTGGGCTGCTACGCACCCACCACTGGAATAACAGCCCTGAGCAGATACACAACGTAGAGAGAGAAGTGTTGGACAGTAGAAGCATCTAGGCTTATTGTAACAATCAAGCAGCGACATCCACAAGTCAATAAATTAATACAGGATCCAAGGAAATGCCACAGGTAGCAAGACTTGACCATGATTTTTAAGGCATCAGATGTGAGGGCTTGCAACATCCTTATGGAGCATTCCTGAGCAGCTGTTTCCCCgctgctccatcccagaggcagctgcatttaaGCACTGGCTTGGATTCCCACCTCGGTACCTCACGTCACTTTATAAAGTGCTTCTTGAACATTTCTCTTGGTTCCCTTCAGTAAACTGACGGTAATTTTGTCTTGACCAGGACTCAAGAAGTGTCCAAAGTATTAGAAGCCCCAAATTCAAGTCAACGTTCATGCGTCtgttaaataatataaataatccaGATAAATGTTTCTTTTGGACATAAATACAAtgggattttaaaatatatattcaaacataagagcagccagactgggtcagcccaaaggtccatgtagcccagtatcctgtcttccgacagtggccaaggccgggtgccccagagggaatgaacagagcagggaatcatcaagtgatccattaaTATTCTTTACACACACGTAATGGATTTTGTGGCCTAGGACTTGAAGCCATGGAcctcaggactcctaggttctactTCTGGCTCTGCAGATCACTGTCCCCTGCCGGtgattcagtttccccatctgtaaacgtGGGGTAAAAATAGCGCTCTCCcctgtgaagcactttgagatctatggatgaccAGCACTCGATAAAAGCTGGGCATTGTTCTGATAATTATCATCACATCTATCACAAATGAAACTTTCTCCATCTCAGTTTGGGCCAGAGCTGCTGTGAGGAAAGAAATCTACTGACCCtgagcaaaacaacaacaaaaaccccaccTTTGGACTCATTTATCCCTGTTATGGAGGGGAGGAAATAAGGTTGATAGGAAACTTAGGACAGGAAGTGCATGTGCCACATTGGGCAACCAGAAGCACAACAGCTGTCCTTCAGGCCCAGAGGAAGTGCGTGGCCTAGCCAGTAGACCAGCAATCCTATTTGGGCCCCCTGCACATGATGAATCCCTGAAGCAGAGGCCAACAGGAAGGGCATGGTCAAGCCAACTGGAAGTGTATTGGCCATCCTCTAGGCCAACAGGAAGTGCATGGCCCAGTCCTTAGACCAACAGGAAGTGCATTGGCCATCCTCTAGGCCAACAGGAAGTGCATGGCCCAGTCCTTAGACCAACAGGAAGTGCATTGGCTATCCACTAGGCCAACAGGAAGTGCATGGCCCCGTCTATAGGATCTCAGGAAATCGATGGCCCAGCCAACGGGAAGTGCATGGCCCGGTCTATAAGTCAACAGAAAGTGCATTGGCCCAGCCAACAGGAAGCATCCTCTAGGCTAACAGGAAATGTATGGTCCGGTCTCTATGCTCACAACAGTGCCTGGCGTGGCGACGCCCCCTAGGCCGGGTACTTGGCCTTGAGCAGGGTGAAGTCACGCACAGTCCGGTCCACCCAGCCATGGAATTCCCGGCATACCACGTAGCCCCGACACTTCTTCTCAAATGCCCCCACCCCGGCTGCCTCTGAGGTCAAGGGGTCTGTGGCCAGGGGCACCGGGATGCCCATGGCAGCCATAATGGAGGTCAGGTTGGCCAGGAGACCTCGCGTCCGGGCCCGGGCAGTGCCCAGCATGGCCAGCAGCTCAGAGCAGTCGGGGCACAGCTCATCTTGGTCATCCCACACCAGCTGGAGGAAGGCGTCAAAGGTGGCGTACGCCCCGTAGTTCTGCACCAGCCGCTCCGCGTCGCCCATGGTGCGCCAGGCCAGGAACGGGAAGGTGGCCACCGGCACTCCTGCCCACCGTAGCCCCAGGGCGCTGAAACCGGGGTCACTGAATGGGGAGCCCTGGGTGTTCAGCTGTTGGGGGGAGACACAGAGAAGGGGGGGTCAGGTCATGTGCTGCCCTCCCCCAGTAGCTTACCCCCCACGACTTCTGTCCTACCCTCAGTTCCTgtccccctcccacagctccaCCCAAGATTGATTCAAatctccccattccctccccacagagaccccacctcctccctcgCCACCCCCCAATTCCTCATCCTCGGAACGGGGACTGCGTAGCCATGCAGAGGTagaatgggagggggagagagctgggTCCTCTGGGGGGGATTtccatggggctgggagggggggcgTAGACCTTACCCCATCACCACCTGGCACCACCACCCCAGCTCTGGAATTGCTGGCTGGGGTCCAGGCTACAGAGAGCATGTTGGCTGGGTGCTCAGCTGGGCGTGAATTCCTGAGCTGGTGTCTTCCAGCTTGGCGTTGATGCCAAGGGGCCCCAGGTGGGGCGGCCAAAACATGAccaccaccccccaccaccaccccacattGTCAGGGGATGAAGGCTCTCGACAGAAGGACAAGGCCACTAGAGGATTCACCAAGAGACTGGATTAAATCATGCATATGTGTCTTCCCCGGGTGgggaactggctggctcagggggcggggaatgggacaGGGGGCCTATCCGCCTCTAGGGGTGCTGGCTAGAGAGAGTCGAACCCAGACCTTCTGACCCATGAATAAGGCTGCATTTTAATCATaggtattttttagtaaaaggcatggacaggtcacaggcagtaaacaaaaattcacagcccgtgacctgtccaggacttttactatatacccctaactaaaactagGGCCGGGGGGCcatgggggctgggcaggggtggcccaagacccccactggtgctggatGGGAGGGAGCCAGGCAGTGGCACATGGCCActggaccctgctggtgctgtgggaaggagggttggcagggctggtgTGCTCCCTTCCCCGGCTCTGACCGGCATGTCCCTGAAACTCCTAGGCGGAAGGGCCGGGGGCTCCGCACTGCTCCTGCCACAGGCGCTGGttccgcagctcctattggccgggaacggcagccaatgggagctgcgggggcagtgcttgccaatgcgggcagtgcgtggagccccctTGGCCCCTCCTCCTAGGAGCTGCTGGgacatgccagtgggagccaagGAGCCCCCCCTCTCAAGATAAGCAccgccctgcaccccagcctcctaccccagccctgagccccctccctcccccaaactgctgctgctgcagaagtcatggaggggaaggaaagtCATGGAccccatgacctctgtgacagacacgcAGCCTTACCCATGAATGGCCCTAGAGGCCTCCGAGCCCCTCCCCTGGGGGCCCAGCACTCACGTAGGTGTTGAGCAGCTTCGTGGTGTTGGCCTGCAGCAGTCGGGCCAGGTTGTAGGTCTGAGAGATGGTAGTAGCACTGGGATTGGGGTCAGGCCGGGCCAGCTGGACCAGGGCCAGGGACACAAGCAGATTCTGGGCTGCAAGAGTAGCATGGAGAAGAGGCTTAGTAGGGGAGTCAGCCACTGGCCTGGCCTGTCACAGCACCCTCCCTCAGCCTGAGACATGCTTCTGCTGGGATCCCACCACCCCCACCATCCCTCTGCTCTGGGTTATGGCAGCCACTTCTTCCTCGGCTGGGATCCCACCACCCCCACCATCCATCTGCTCTGGGCTATGGTGGCCACTTCGTCCTCTGCTGGGATCCCACCTTTCCCACCATCCCTCTGCTCTTGGCTATGGCAGTCTCTTCTTCCACTTTTGGGATCCCACCACCCGCACAGTCCCTCTGCTCTGGGCTATgagaggcccctcccccagcagcctctTCCACCTGCCCCTAGCTCTGGGCTATACCAGCCTTCTGCCCCTTGATGGAATCCCTATCTGGCCACTCTGCTATTTAGTCTGCATTCTGGGTCCCCAATCCAGTGCAGAGCCAAACTCCACTCCGGGATTTCCCTGTGACTCTCCCGGCTGGGCTCCTGCAGCTGTCAATGGGCAGATTGACAGGGAGTAACTAAATCCAGAACAGGATTTCCACACCTGTCCGGATTGGAGACTGTGCATTGTATATTAccctctgggaggggaatgggatctagtgggttagagcggggtgggctgggagccaggactgctgggttccatccctggctctagaaagggagtggggtctagtggttagagtagggcaggacaggactcttgggttccatccctggctctggaaagggagtggggtctagtgagcTAGGAGCCAGAATTGTTGGGTTCCATCCCCGGCTTTGGAAAAGGAGTGGGGTGTagttggttagagcaggggggctcgAAGCTCAGTTAAATCCGCCCCAGGGGCCTGGTGCAGGGGCACTTACCTAGAGTGGGAGGCATAACTGGAGCCCTGGCATCCAGAGGGTGCCAACAGGGGTGTGGCCCCCCAAATTATTTCCTTTGCCTCCTAGTGGCTGATCCTGGCACTGCCTCTTCTTGCCCCCTAGTGGCTAATCCCAGAACGGTCTCCTGTCGCCTCTTAGTGGCCAATCCCAGCACCTCCACTTCTTGCCACTTCGTGGTTGATCCCAGCACCTGCCCCACTGAATTCTCTGTCTGTGCTGGGAGCTTCCCAGGGGTCCTCTGGGGCCAGGTCTCTTCTGCTACCTGAGCCCTAGGGGATGTGGCTGCTTTATAGGCAGGCCGGGCCCTGTCCCACCCCCCCTCCTCACGAGGGCACACGTCTCCTGCCAAGAGCAGGGTGGGAGCGGGGAAGGCACCTGGGTTTCCTGGACTCTGTttccaggaagggagaggggaatggggaaGGGTGTGACATGGGGCAGGGAGTCGTGGGGGGGGGAATTGCAGGTGTGTGGGTTGGGATTGCGAAATGGCTCTGTTTCGTGCgagggaaggaaggaatgaaGGAATGGGAAAGTGAGACTGTGTCTGGGGGATGGACACACCCCAGCCTGAAAGTCCCAAAGCCACATGGGGTGGGACGGGGGCGGGGGAGCTAACCCTGCAgattcttcctccttctctgtccCTTCTCCGGTCCTATGGCTTTTCATCCCCAGCGCCACGCCGCCAATCCCCCTTCTTCATTCCACCCCTCCTCTCATCCctaggtgcccctcccccagatcGCCCCAGGACCCACAGGCCCCTCGGCCAGCCTTGAGCACGGTGCCCCTGGGCAGATGCAAGTGGAGGGCTCAACCCACCCCACAAGGGGgcaccggtggccaggacccttCCCTCAAGGCAGAAATGTGGGATGAGAAGCGgtgagagctgggggaggggtgaggggggcggCAGGGAGGGGTCCCATTGTGACAGACATAATAGGTGCCCAGCCAGTGCCAGCCAATGGCAAGTGGCATCTCTGCACGTCCTCGCCAGATTGGGTTTCCAGCCACAAAGCAAGCTGGGGGgctggaaagaatccagcagaggaaagggggtgggagccaggactcctgggttctattcctggctttgggaGTGGAGTAGGGCCTAGtacaggggttggcaaactatgg
This DNA window, taken from Dermochelys coriacea isolate rDerCor1 chromosome 6, rDerCor1.pri.v4, whole genome shotgun sequence, encodes the following:
- the CTF1 gene encoding cardiotrophin-1 isoform X1; its protein translation is MEVLTGSRCSFWCIGSGQWDLWCLPGVDRANPLSSASSPSSLSQQEVATKIKQTHSLAVLLKHRSEQLLAEYVRQQGEPFSSPDFQPPAMAVPGLTSPSVPPEAWLALSNEKRLWHLAVAYATLPGLLGSVWRQQADLNPLASELHRQLEAAARQCRGLAGNLEGIMGALGVSGPPPPSSSLGGPATSAFLAKLSGYHVCRLHRDWARRSHEALGLLHTKYPL
- the CTF1 gene encoding cardiotrophin-1 isoform X2 produces the protein MEVLTVDRANPLSSASSPSSLSQQEVATKIKQTHSLAVLLKHRSEQLLAEYVRQQGEPFSSPDFQPPAMAVPGLTSPSVPPEAWLALSNEKRLWHLAVAYATLPGLLGSVWRQQADLNPLASELHRQLEAAARQCRGLAGNLEGIMGALGVSGPPPPSSSLGGPATSAFLAKLSGYHVCRLHRDWARRSHEALGLLHTKYPL